One Clostridium estertheticum DNA segment encodes these proteins:
- a CDS encoding dihydrofolate reductase family protein, with the protein MSRSRTGFDENVECYSGNLKNLIEDLKNRAGSNIFIDGGAEIVNELLKIDMIDEFIISIIPIFLGSGIRLFKDGRPNKRLNLKSTKEFTSGLVQLWYEKLNIL; encoded by the coding sequence ATTTCAAGGTCCAGAACCGGTTTTGACGAGAATGTAGAATGTTATTCTGGTAATTTAAAAAATCTAATTGAAGATTTAAAGAATAGAGCGGGTAGTAATATCTTTATTGACGGTGGAGCAGAGATTGTAAATGAATTGTTAAAAATCGATATGATTGACGAATTTATAATATCTATAATTCCAATATTCCTAGGGAGTGGAATTAGGCTTTTCAAAGATGGAAGGCCCAACAAACGACTAAATTTAAAAAGCACAAAGGAATTTACATCAGGTCTTGTTCAATTGTGGTATGAAAAGTTAAATATTTTATAA
- a CDS encoding helix-turn-helix domain-containing protein, with protein sequence MKTGEKIAKARKDINLTQDQLAELLEVTRQTISKWESDLTFPETSKISKLAEVLKVSCDHLLRDDKSVTAEVSMQSSDGYVVDWTKLYPILGEYQSTVDCKQYHRIFTEMIKDMKITYNYSLDDTILVLKDFLYKAYLNMQKEEK encoded by the coding sequence ATGAAAACAGGCGAAAAAATAGCTAAGGCAAGAAAAGATATCAATTTGACACAAGACCAATTAGCTGAATTATTGGAAGTTACAAGGCAGACTATTTCCAAATGGGAATCCGACTTAACTTTTCCAGAAACTTCAAAAATTTCAAAACTAGCTGAAGTGTTGAAAGTAAGTTGTGATCATCTATTGAGGGATGATAAGTCAGTTACAGCTGAAGTATCTATGCAGAGCTCAGATGGTTATGTTGTTGACTGGACTAAACTTTATCCGATTCTTGGAGAATATCAAAGCACCGTAGATTGTAAGCAATATCATAGAATATTCACTGAGATGATAAAAGATATGAAGATAACATATAATTACTCTTTAGATGATACAATTTTGGTTCTCAAAGATTTTCTATATAAAGCATATCTAAATATGCAGAAGGAAGAAAAATAA
- a CDS encoding pentapeptide repeat-containing protein produces MEQKKRKTKILRPKFDSDLDIIELSKENIEDESVFSFGTVSDCSLENHKADRVAFKQVIFKKVIFNKITFRRIEMVDVRFENCDLSNVDFNEASLSRVEFDNCKIIGINLSEATLRDVIFENCNGQLAFFSYSNCKQVAFLQCQLRSSDFQNSKFLKVEFQESDLTQSQMNFTTLKGIDFTTCDIEGIGINIADVKGAKVTSMQAVSLSTILGLIVI; encoded by the coding sequence ATGGAACAGAAGAAAAGAAAAACAAAAATTTTAAGACCTAAATTTGATAGCGATTTAGATATTATAGAGTTATCTAAAGAAAATATTGAAGATGAAAGTGTATTTTCCTTTGGAACAGTTAGTGATTGTTCTTTAGAAAACCATAAAGCAGACAGAGTGGCTTTTAAACAAGTAATATTTAAAAAAGTTATTTTTAATAAAATAACTTTCAGACGTATAGAAATGGTAGATGTGAGATTTGAAAATTGTGATTTATCAAATGTTGATTTTAATGAGGCTTCATTAAGTAGAGTAGAATTTGATAATTGTAAAATTATTGGCATAAATTTAAGTGAAGCTACTTTGAGAGATGTAATTTTTGAAAATTGTAATGGTCAATTAGCTTTTTTTAGTTATTCTAATTGTAAACAAGTTGCATTTCTTCAATGTCAATTACGTTCTTCAGATTTTCAAAATTCAAAATTTTTAAAAGTTGAATTTCAAGAGTCTGATTTAACTCAGTCTCAAATGAATTTCACAACTCTTAAAGGAATAGATTTTACTACTTGTGATATTGAAGGTATAGGAATAAATATTGCTGATGTGAAGGGCGCAAAAGTTACCTCCATGCAAGCCGTTTCTCTTTCTACCATACTAGGTCTTATTGTTATATAA
- a CDS encoding DMT family transporter has protein sequence MKIKQYKSISFAILAAALYAISAPVSKLLLKEIPPTLMASFLYLGAGLGMSIVGFIKKKKYKNKTEARLTKQELPFTVGMVALDIVAPIFLMVGLTMTTSASVSLLNNFEIVATSLIALLIFKESISKRLWVAISLITISSIILSVEDMSSFSFSFGSIFVLLACICWGLENNCTRKLSVKDPLEIVVIKGFGSGIGSLLIALVLGEQINNVLYILAALLLGFFAYGLSIFFYIYAQRDLGAARTSAYYAIAPFIGVGLSLIIFREIPTFSFVIALVIMIIGTCYASTEVHNHKHSHNVITHEHSHSHDEGHHNHTHDKTIIGTHNHNHTHEEYIHSHKHTQDIHHSHDH, from the coding sequence ATGAAAATCAAACAATATAAGTCAATTTCTTTTGCCATATTAGCAGCAGCATTATATGCTATTAGTGCACCTGTGTCCAAACTACTACTAAAAGAAATACCTCCTACACTAATGGCATCATTTCTCTATCTAGGAGCAGGACTTGGAATGTCCATTGTTGGATTTATTAAGAAAAAGAAATATAAGAATAAAACGGAAGCCAGACTTACTAAACAAGAACTTCCATTTACAGTTGGAATGGTTGCATTAGATATTGTAGCACCTATATTTCTAATGGTTGGACTTACCATGACAACTTCTGCCAGTGTATCACTACTTAACAATTTTGAAATTGTTGCAACCTCACTAATTGCGTTATTAATATTTAAGGAATCTATCAGTAAACGACTATGGGTTGCTATTTCTTTAATTACTATATCAAGTATTATTTTATCTGTAGAAGATATGAGTAGTTTTTCCTTTTCTTTTGGTTCAATTTTTGTGTTGCTTGCATGTATCTGTTGGGGACTTGAAAATAACTGTACAAGAAAGTTATCTGTAAAAGATCCATTAGAAATTGTTGTAATTAAAGGATTTGGGTCTGGAATTGGTTCTTTACTAATTGCACTTGTATTAGGTGAACAAATAAATAATGTCCTTTATATTTTGGCAGCACTCCTATTAGGATTCTTTGCTTATGGATTAAGTATATTCTTTTATATCTATGCTCAAAGAGATTTAGGAGCAGCAAGAACAAGTGCATATTATGCTATAGCACCATTTATTGGTGTGGGATTATCACTGATAATTTTTAGAGAAATACCAACATTCTCATTTGTTATCGCATTAGTAATTATGATTATAGGTACGTGTTATGCTTCAACAGAAGTGCATAATCATAAACATAGTCATAATGTAATAACTCATGAGCATAGCCACAGTCATGATGAGGGTCATCATAACCATACTCACGATAAAACTATTATCGGAACTCATAATCATAATCATACTCATGAGGAATATATTCATTCACATAAACACACACAAGATATTCATCATAGTCATGATCATTAA